One Pseudomonadota bacterium genomic window, AGAGGGGCCCACAATATCGAATAACAGCGGTATATACAAATGGTATATCGATCCTGAAAAATGCCTCGACTTTTGGGCACGCAACAATGGGAGTTGCGGAAACTGCGTCCGTGTCTGCTCCTACAATAAGCTGCCGGGTAAACTGCACGATATGGCAAGATTCCTGATTAAACACGCATCCTGGCTGAACCCTGTTCTTGTAGGGATGGACAAGCTGGTCGGCTACGGCAGTCGGGTCAAGACGGAAGATGCCTGGAAATAAAAGAGCCTATTGCCGGACTCAACTTCTTCGAAAGAAGTCTGACTATGATCTCTATCTATTGTATGCTTGCTAAATCTGTTGATATAAAAGGTGGAGACAATGTCACATTGAGATTAGGCGCTCCTGAAGACAGGATATTGTCCTGACGCCCCGGTAAAATAATCTCTACACCGGTACTAGGACTCGTGATCATTGCTCCACCTGTTTTTATAATTTCATTCTGCTGATATTTTGTCAAGTAAGTTTACCACTTCTATAAGCACAAAAGTGGCGAATTACTATTGCCCTTGAGAAACTGTATTCCTGTATAACCGGAAGAGTATGTTCTGAATCTTGCCGTTTATTATTTCCATGGATAATTCCTGTATGACCCTGATTCCCATAGATTATAACAGGTCCTTCTTAAGCAGAAGTATCGGAGAGGGCCTTATTGAATTCAGGACTGTTAAAATGGGTAATGAAATCATCATTAGGGGAATATTGTCAGGCAGATCCGGAAACTTTAACTAAATCCAATTTTTAGTGATGCACAGGAGGTCTTTTCTG contains:
- a CDS encoding reductive dehalogenase; the encoded protein is EGPTISNNSGIYKWYIDPEKCLDFWARNNGSCGNCVRVCSYNKLPGKLHDMARFLIKHASWLNPVLVGMDKLVGYGSRVKTEDAWK